Proteins encoded within one genomic window of Siniperca chuatsi isolate FFG_IHB_CAS linkage group LG4, ASM2008510v1, whole genome shotgun sequence:
- the nfat5a gene encoding nuclear factor of activated T-cells 5a isoform X2 produces MGVLSTGPSTSPSDHLKVPQHLHSSGGDGAGDSEMQGMEGAVSTPSRGNSGANTATGDIVAGVLSGLGVQQPQSTPSKRRPVLSISPPPEDLFDDSQMSCQEEPTISGPPGPDSEHSSSMWADDSVSNFSLISSVSYNDNTEVPRKSRKRTPRQRPGPKPAPPEDSMDVFDADSAKAPHFVLSQLGTDKTSAMASSLESGTAVKGGSLSAQFPLKSDGKELKILVQPETQHRARYLTEGSRGSVKDRTQQGFPTVKLEGVTEPVVLQVFVANDAGRVKPHGFYQACRVTGRNTTACKEVDIEGTTVIEIPLEPSSDMTLAVDCVGILKLRNADVEARIGVAGSKKKSTRARLAFRVSIPQPDGSVLTLQVPSSPILCTQPAGVPEILKKSLHSCSVRGGDEVFIIGKNFLKGTKVIFQENIADDNSWQAEAKIDMDLFHQNHLIVTVPPFHNQSITSPVSVGILVMTNAGRSHDAQPFTYTPDSADNSNIQTVKTEGPSLVKTCIFDGQIKSISSERTDCSGQPSKRQEDTPMEVSSNPPPTDVFKPSPDPLVSVQQTLELSSSPHPGGESFQSPMPLQPEDVELPQAPPVFPSLESLSTIQKQDISPTTSFPVSGDTTIPPVTPEVPQQFLRDPQDSLPPESSNNSGGVVVVAMPQIATPSQPQPQHSQVPLFPQEGVAQLERAVRELQAGGNTTLQQVLEAAVAQQQLNSVLYSPTPSADSLQQHVQENMNSLRLGTTDNSLSTQQQLQIQQQQQQQQQQQQQIQQQFQQHQQLQQQQQILGNLQHQQQQQHLQQQQQQVLGNMQIQQQLILQPQDQQQLQQQQQIMENIQQQQQQLQQNQQQQVLNNLQLQDQQQQNQILTNLQQHQLQQQQQQQQNQALSNLQQQQQLQEQQVLENLQQHLQAELLQPQIHSSPQVQQPVSLLQQAGDLLTIQTSFPTQPPSHTSPPQQLFQSPRPLAETQGSQQQVQAALLQNTLTVLTSGSLNSEQQSTGSTLYLSPNPQPQQQQQQQLAFISSMETSNSQPQSVAMFQNQPQAQLSQMQQQSTPMEQQQSPQQNQQQPPQLPMGQQGSLFQSIPNHSQANPVPQNQLSQPQQTGLLLCTTDLNPQAIPPTLLFSTQTQGASPMGSISVGISQPDPAEPMSFQDQSSSGSNSTSTENQQQSLFQEQQPMQVGPSSSTIQSSQPVELFLPQTSLSSLQSTIGSQELNNQAPAPGATIFVVQGGVGVVANPGQQPPEQLFQTAVGGNVAPQGQANLFVFGIQNDSPQLLNSSGPTLPAQSQPQNSSHMQPLLDQAASSMPATMHSSLQNTLQAQMQTSLQNAMQTNTQTALQSSLQAAIETSLPTPMQTNLQTQIQSSLQNQLQASISASSNMDKIEDLLESLQKQ; encoded by the exons CAGCTCTGTCTCCTACAATGACAACACAGAGGTGCCACGCAAGTCTAGAAAACGCACCCCTCGCCAGCGGCCTGGCCCTAAGCCTGCTCCTCCAGAAGACAGCATGGATGTGTTTGATGCTGACAGCGCCAAGGCCCCTCACTTTGTCCTATCCCAGCTGGGCACAGACAAGACCAGTGCCATGGCCAG CTCTCTTGAGTCAGGGACTGCAGTGAAGGGTGGGTCACTGTCTGCTCAGTTCCCACTGAAGAGTGATGGGAAGGAGCTAAAGATCCTGGTGCAGCCAGAGACCCAGCACAGAGCTCGCTATCTGACCGAGGGCAGCAGAGGTTCTGTCAAAGACCGCACACAGCAGGGATTCCCCACTGTCAAG ctgGAGGGTGTGACTGAACCAGTTGTGCTTCAGGTGTTTGTAGCGAATGATGCAGGCAGAGTGAAGCCTCACGGTTTCTACCAGGCATGCAGAGTGACAGGACGCAACACCACTGCCTGCAAGGAGGTGGACATAGAGGGCACCACTGTTATTGAGATCCCTCTGGAGCCCAGCAGTGACATGACACTCGC GGTGGACTGTGTAGGAATTTTGAAGCTGCGTAATGCAGATGTGGAGGCCCGTATTGGTGTGGCAGGGTCCAAGAAGAAGAGCACGCGTGCCAGGCTGGCCTTCAGAGTGAGCATCCCCCAACCTGATGGATCAGTCCTTACTCTACAGGTCCCCTCATCACCCATCCTCTGCA CCCAGCCAGCAGGAGTGCCAGAGATCCTGAAGAAGAGTCTTCACAGCTGCtcagtgagaggaggagatgaagttTTTATTATCGGAAAGAACTTCCTCAAAGGAACCAAAGTTATTTTTCAGGAGAACATTGCAG atGATAATTCCTGGCAAGCTGAGGCAAAGATTGACATGGACCTTTTCCATCAG AACCATTTGATAGTGACAGTCCCTCCGTTCCACAACCAGTCAATCACTTCTCCAGTTTCTGTAGGAATTTTGGTGATGACCAATGCTGGTAGATCACATGACGCCCAGCCCTTTACCTACACTCCAGACTCAG CTGATAACTCAAATATCCAGACAGTAAAAACAGAGGGACCCTCCCTGGTCAAGACGTGTATATTTGATGGCCAGATAAAATCGATATCTTCTGAGCGAACTGACTGCTCTGGTCAGCCTTCCAAACGGCAAGAGGACACACCAATGGAAGTGTCTAGCAATCCACCACCCACAGATGTCTTTAAG CCATCCCCTGACCCTCTAGTCTCAGTACAGCAGACTCTGGAGCTCAGCTCTAGTCCTCATCCAGGTGGAGAATCCTTTCAGAGCCCAATGCCCCTACAACCTGAAGATGTGGAGCTTCCCCAGGCACCACCTGTCTTTCCTAGCCTAGAGTCTCTCAGCACCATACAAAAGCAAGACATTTCCCCCACAACCTCCTTTCCAGTGTCGGGAGATACTACAATCCCCCCTGTGACACCAGAAGTCCCTCAGCAATTCCTCAGAGACCCTCAGGACAGCCTGCCTCCTGAGAGTTCCAATAATAGTGGAGGGGTCGTAGTCGTGGCCATGCCCCAGATAGCAACTCCCTCTCAGCCCCAGCCACAACACTCACAGGTTCCCCTGTTCCCCCAGGAAGGGGTGGCCCAGCTGGAGAGGGCAGTAAGGGAGCTACAGGCTGGAGGTAACACCACGCTCCAGCAGGTGTTGGAGGCGGCTGTAGCCCAGCAGCAGCTGAACTCTGTGCTGTACAGCCCCACGCCCTCTGCAGACTCCCTTCAGCAGCACGTCCAGGAGAACATGAATAGCCTTAGATTGGGAACCACAGATAATTCACTATCGACACAGCAACAGCTACAgatacaacagcagcagcaacaacaacaacaacaacaacaacagatacAGCAACAGTTTCAACAGCATcaacaactgcagcaacaacagcaaatcCTTGGTAACCTTCAGcatcaacaacagcagcaacacttacagcagcaacagcagcaagtTCTTGGCAACATGCAGATCCAACAACAACTTATATTACAGCCACAAGACCAACagcaactgcagcagcagcagcaaatcaTGGAGAAtattcaacagcaacaacaacagttgCAACAAAATCAGCAACAGCAAGTCCTTAACAACCTCCAACTTCAGgatcagcaacaacaaaatcaaatacTTACCAATTTACAACAACATcagctacaacagcagcaacagcagcagcaaaatcaAGCGTTGAGCAActtacaacagcaacaacaactgcaagAGCAGCAGGTCTTGGAGAATTTACAGCAGCACCTTCAGGCTGAGTTGCTTCAGCCCCAGATCCATTCCTCCCCCCAAGTACAGCAGCCAGTGTCCCTCCTTCAACAGGCTGGAGATCTGCTCACCATTCAGACCAGCTTCCCAACACAGCCTCCATCTCATACATCTCCACCACAACAGCTCTTCCAATCGCCCAGGCCCCTGGCTGAGACCCAGGGCTCCCAACAGCAGGTCCAGGCTGCCCTGCTCCAGAATACTCTGACTGTTCTGACTAGTGGCAGTCTCAACTCAGAGCAGCAGTCCACAGGGTCAACCCTATACCTGTCCCCAAACCCTCAGccccaacaacagcaacagcagcagctggcaTTCATCTCATCCATGGAGACATCTAACAGCCAGCCCCAGTCTGTTGCAATGTTTCAGAACCAACCCCAAGCTCAGCTTTCCCAAATGCAGCAACAGAGCACCCCcatggagcagcagcagtctcCACAGCAGAACCAACAACAGCCACCACAGCTTCCAATGGGCCAGCAGGGCTCCTTGTTCCAAAGTATCCCAAACCACTCACAGGCTAACCCTGTCCCCCAGAACCAGCTTTCCCAACCCCAGCAGACAGGTCTGCTCCTCTGCACCACAGATCTAAACCCCCAGGCTATTCCCCCAACTCTTCTCTTCAGTACCCAGACCCAAGGCGCTTCTCCTATGGGGAGCATTAGCGTTGGAATCTCCCAGCCAGACCCAGCAGAGCCCATGTCCTTCCAAGACCAGAGCTCCTCAGGCAGCAACTCAACATCCACTGAGAACCAACAGCAGAGCCTGTTCCAGGAACAGCAGCCAATGCAAGTGGGGCCAAGTTCCAGCACTATCCAGAGCAGTCAACCCGTGGAGCTGTTCTTGCCACAGACATCGCTATCCAGCCTGCAGAGCACTATTGGCTCACAGGAGCTGAACAACCAGGCTCCAGCCCCTGGCGCAACCATCTTTGTGGTACAGGGTGGTGTGGGTGTGGTAGCCAACCCTGGCCAGCAGCCCCCAGAGCAGCTTTTCCAGACAGCTGTGGGTGGGAATGTGGCTCCACAAGGACAGGCCaacctgtttgtgtttggtaTCCAGAATG aCTCGCCCCAGCTGCTCAATTCCTCCGGACCCACCCTGCCAGCTCAGAGCCAGCCCCAGAACTCCAGTCACATGCAACCTCTGTTGGACCAAGCTGCCTCCTCGATGCCAGCCACCATGCACAGCAGCTTACAGAACACCCTTCAGGCACAAATGCAGACCAGCCTACAGAATGcaatgcagacaaacacacaaacagctctgCAGTCCAGTTTACAGGCAGCCATAGAAACAAGCCTGCCAACTCCAATGCAGACCAATCTACAGACACAGATACAGAGCAGCTTACAGAATCAATTGCAGGCATCAATATCTGCATCGTCCAACATGGATAAAATTGAGGACCTACTGGAAAGTCTACAGAAACAGTGA
- the nudt7 gene encoding peroxisomal coenzyme A diphosphatase NUDT7 isoform X2: MHIKEETISILKQFDIGNKFSYLPVLPKASVLIPLFVKNGELHTLMTLRSKELRTSAGEVCFPGGKRDPSDRDDVDTALREAEEEIGLPPDDVHVICRLFPIINKSGLLVTPVVGFIDESFCPCPNPAEVEVANRRVRLSILDCSK, from the exons ATGCATATTAAAGAGGAGACGATATCCATTTTAAAGCAGTTTGACATTGGAAACAAGTTCTCCTATCTACCGGTGCTACCCAAAGCCTCAGTGCTGATCCCACTGTTTGTGAAGAATGGAGAGCTGCACACCTTGATGACCCTGCGTTCAAAAGAG CTGAGGACCAGTGCTGGTGAGGTGTGTTTCCCTGGTGGGAAGAGAGACCCCAGTGATAGAGATGATGTGGACACAGCtttgagagaggcagaggaggagataGGTCTACCACCTGATGATGTTCATGTGATCTGTAGACTGTTCCCTATCATCAATAAG AGTGGTCTGTTGGTGACCCCGGTGGTTGGCTTCATAGATGAATCATTTTGCCCCTGTCCAAACCCAGCTGAG GTGGAAGTGGCTAATCGAAGAGTCAGACTGAGCATCCTGGATTGCTCAAAATGA
- the nudt7 gene encoding peroxisomal coenzyme A diphosphatase NUDT7 isoform X1 has product MHIKEETISILKQFDIGNKFSYLPVLPKASVLIPLFVKNGELHTLMTLRSKELRTSAGEVCFPGGKRDPSDRDDVDTALREAEEEIGLPPDDVHVICRLFPIINKSGLLVTPVVGFIDESFCPCPNPAEVSAVFTVPLDFFTSEEHYTAYGAAEMVGTLHFFHFVDPVSGSQYQIWGLTAMLAILVAALALRKKPKFDVGFDSEDPLSFFQQILHRRTSKL; this is encoded by the exons ATGCATATTAAAGAGGAGACGATATCCATTTTAAAGCAGTTTGACATTGGAAACAAGTTCTCCTATCTACCGGTGCTACCCAAAGCCTCAGTGCTGATCCCACTGTTTGTGAAGAATGGAGAGCTGCACACCTTGATGACCCTGCGTTCAAAAGAG CTGAGGACCAGTGCTGGTGAGGTGTGTTTCCCTGGTGGGAAGAGAGACCCCAGTGATAGAGATGATGTGGACACAGCtttgagagaggcagaggaggagataGGTCTACCACCTGATGATGTTCATGTGATCTGTAGACTGTTCCCTATCATCAATAAG AGTGGTCTGTTGGTGACCCCGGTGGTTGGCTTCATAGATGAATCATTTTGCCCCTGTCCAAACCCAGCTGAGGTCAGTGCTGTGTTCACAGTCCCTCTAGACTTCTTCACCAGCGAAGAACACTACACTGCCTATGGTGCTGCTGAGATGGTGGGAACGTtgcacttttttcattttgtggaCCCTGTCTCAGGAAGCCAGTATCAGATATGGGGCCTGACTGCCATGTTGGCCATACTGGTTGCTGCTCTTGCGCTCAGGAAAAAACCCAAATTTGATGTTGGTTTTGACTCTGAGGATCCGTTATCCTTCTTTCAACAGATTCTACATAGAAGAACGAGTAAACTATGA